In Shouchella patagoniensis, the following are encoded in one genomic region:
- the secD gene encoding protein translocase subunit SecD: protein MVKKGRIALFFFIVALMATGIALLVRPVISDVNLGLDLQGGFEVLYEVEPINEGDTINDEALLSTTTALNERVNTIGVSEPTIQIEGDNRIRVQLAGVQDQESAREILATGGELTIRDVDDNILLDGSDLTQNGSSASLHADTNQPIVTLTLDDGDQFGEITQELSQRPDNENLLVMWLDFEEGDSYEEERLKEDPKFLSAASVRQPLFTRNVMIEGNFTTEETRFLAEILNAGSLPVDLNEIYSTSVGASLGEQAMKQTVNAGLIGVALIFIYMIMYYRFPGVIAVITLSAYTFLVLVIFNALNAVLTLPGIAALILGVGMAVDANIITYERVREEIKTGKSIKSAYKVGGRRSFATIFDANITTLIAAGVMFYFGTSSVQGFAVMLIISILVSFLTAVWGSRVLLGLWVDSKFLNKRPGWFGVKRGEIDEL, encoded by the coding sequence ATGGTGAAAAAAGGCAGGATTGCCCTTTTCTTTTTCATAGTTGCCCTTATGGCTACAGGCATAGCGCTCTTGGTTAGGCCTGTTATTAGTGATGTTAATTTAGGGCTTGACCTGCAAGGTGGATTTGAAGTTCTATACGAAGTTGAACCCATTAATGAAGGAGATACTATTAATGATGAGGCTTTATTATCCACAACGACTGCATTAAATGAACGTGTGAATACAATTGGCGTTTCCGAGCCAACTATTCAAATCGAAGGAGATAACCGAATTCGCGTTCAACTTGCTGGTGTACAAGATCAAGAATCTGCAAGAGAGATTTTAGCAACGGGTGGAGAGCTGACGATACGAGATGTCGATGACAATATTCTCCTTGATGGTAGTGATCTCACTCAAAACGGTTCAAGTGCTAGTTTGCATGCGGATACAAATCAGCCAATTGTAACCCTTACTTTAGATGATGGAGATCAATTTGGGGAAATTACACAAGAGCTTTCCCAGCGTCCGGATAATGAAAACCTTCTCGTAATGTGGTTGGACTTTGAAGAGGGCGATAGTTACGAAGAAGAGCGGTTAAAAGAAGACCCTAAATTTCTTTCGGCAGCTAGTGTACGTCAACCGTTATTTACTCGTAACGTTATGATTGAAGGAAATTTCACAACAGAAGAAACCCGTTTCTTAGCAGAAATATTAAATGCTGGCTCGCTTCCTGTTGATTTAAATGAAATTTATTCAACATCAGTGGGTGCTTCGCTTGGGGAGCAAGCGATGAAGCAAACGGTAAATGCAGGCTTAATTGGTGTTGCCTTGATTTTTATCTACATGATTATGTATTATCGTTTCCCAGGTGTGATTGCTGTAATTACACTTAGTGCCTATACATTTCTAGTATTAGTTATTTTTAATGCGCTGAATGCAGTGCTAACATTACCTGGGATTGCGGCTTTGATTTTAGGTGTAGGTATGGCAGTAGATGCGAATATCATTACCTATGAGCGAGTTCGGGAAGAAATAAAAACAGGGAAATCAATAAAGTCAGCCTACAAAGTGGGTGGTAGACGGTCATTTGCAACTATTTTTGATGCAAATATTACTACATTGATTGCTGCAGGAGTCATGTTTTATTTTGGGACGAGCTCAGTGCAAGGTTTCGCCGTTATGCTGATTATAAGCATTCTTGTCAGCTTTTTAACAGCCGTATGGGGATCGAGAGTGTTGCTAGGACTTTGGGTAGATAGCAAATTCTTGAACAAACGACCAGGTTGGTTTGGCGTGAAAAGAGGTGAGATTGATGAGCTTTAA
- the secF gene encoding protein translocase subunit SecF, whose translation MSFNPEKWNVDLTKHRRKFFVGSGLTVIIGIVLLFTMGLNLGVDFESGSNVEIQTDEPLTQEQVLADFEAIDIDDSYVPSVTLGGDQSQNASARFVDEFSQQEIALIQSYFDEKYGHSPNISTVSPLVGEELAQNALLSVLIASVAIVIYIAFRFQFLYGISAIIGLLHDAFIIIALFSLLQIEINVPFIAAVLTVVGYSINDTIVTFDRMRENVNKEKEINSFERLAHIVNKSLLQVITRSINTVLTVLFASLALFIFGGEAIRSFSLALVIGLVAGTYSSMFLCAQMWLVWEWKRLKKIKSKPPKQPEEEYI comes from the coding sequence ATGAGCTTTAATCCGGAAAAATGGAATGTTGATTTAACAAAGCATCGACGGAAGTTTTTTGTTGGTTCTGGCTTGACGGTAATCATAGGAATCGTTTTGTTATTTACTATGGGGCTTAATTTAGGAGTCGATTTTGAGAGCGGATCAAATGTTGAAATTCAAACAGATGAACCACTAACGCAAGAACAAGTTCTTGCAGATTTTGAAGCAATTGACATTGATGACTCGTACGTACCTTCAGTTACTCTTGGGGGTGACCAAAGCCAAAATGCGAGCGCTCGGTTTGTTGATGAGTTTTCTCAACAAGAAATAGCTTTAATTCAATCTTACTTTGATGAGAAATATGGACACTCGCCTAATATCAGTACAGTATCTCCATTGGTAGGGGAAGAGCTTGCTCAAAATGCCCTACTTTCTGTACTTATCGCTTCAGTTGCAATTGTTATTTACATTGCATTTCGCTTTCAGTTTCTTTATGGAATCTCAGCGATCATTGGTTTATTGCATGATGCATTTATTATTATTGCTTTGTTTAGTCTACTGCAAATTGAAATTAACGTACCGTTTATAGCTGCGGTTCTGACGGTTGTTGGTTACTCGATCAATGATACAATTGTCACGTTTGACCGGATGCGTGAAAATGTAAACAAAGAAAAAGAAATTAACAGTTTTGAACGGCTTGCTCATATTGTTAATAAGAGTCTATTACAAGTGATAACACGTTCAATTAATACTGTCTTAACAGTTCTGTTTGCGTCGCTTGCTCTGTTTATTTTTGGTGGAGAAGCGATTCGCTCGTTCTCTCTTGCTCTTGTCATTGGTTTAGTTGCAGGAACCTATTCATCCATGTTCTTGTGTGCACAGATGTGGCTTGTTTGGGAATGGAAACGTCTTAAAAAGATAAAAAGCAAACCTCCAAAACAACCAGAGGAAGAATATATTTAA
- a CDS encoding LapA family protein: protein MKAQTAFIIGVVAAIIIAVFAVMNVESVPVNLLFVEAKWPLILVILGSVLLGAIVAGAMSVLKVHQQKLEIKRLRASIQSESVNGRETRSRLTKSKKDDTNKS from the coding sequence ATGAAGGCTCAAACAGCTTTTATTATCGGCGTAGTCGCAGCAATTATCATTGCGGTATTCGCGGTAATGAATGTAGAAAGTGTTCCAGTTAATTTGTTATTCGTAGAGGCAAAATGGCCGCTCATTTTAGTCATTCTTGGATCAGTACTGCTTGGAGCAATAGTAGCTGGGGCAATGTCCGTATTGAAAGTCCATCAACAAAAATTGGAAATCAAAAGGTTGCGAGCTTCAATCCAGTCTGAAAGTGTTAATGGGAGAGAAACAAGAAGCCGATTAACAAAATCAAAGAAGGATGATACCAATAAAAGCTAA
- the recJ gene encoding single-stranded-DNA-specific exonuclease RecJ: protein MLQSKARWRILEQDETLASKLSEELRVSVLAARLLVHRGITDSETAKRFLLKEEPEFHNPFLLKGMEETVKRINVAVESNERILVFGDYDADGVSSTSVMLTALRMYGAECDYYIPNRFTEGYGPNNPALEQAKAEGYSLVITVDTGISALEQGVFAKEIGLDFIVTDHHEPPPSLPEAYAIINPKQPECSYPFKELAGVGVAFKVAHALLGRVPYELLEFAVIGTIADLVPLVDENRLIAKKGLHALESSSRPGIRALKEVCGIKQETIEADHVGFGMGPRLNAAGRLDSADPAVELLLAENSDLAQELAEKIDQLNKERQTIVNKMTEEAIMLVDQESTVPEVIVIAKEGWNAGVIGIVASRIVEKYYRPTIVMSIDLEKGVAKGSARSIDGFDMFQELSKNRDILPHFGGHPMAAGMTLAQTDILALRDRLIAQAQETMSDEDFTPITEIDLVADVEDITLDVIGQIQELAPFGVANRKPTVLIQDAEVADLRRIGSDSNHLKLQFAGAERPLDGIAFRMGHLFEEITPQAKLSAVGTLSVNEWNGRVKPQLMIADLAVKDWQLFDWRSVKPTRLIERMGELPATKMVPVAFQSETKKRLELESTIFDAHDPLPNIDGAYLVLLDLPDDRSGLQKLFKGVGTPSRIYVVFSEEEEAFFQTNPNRDQFKWYYAFLKKRGTFLTSDMAKLEKHKGWSAHTVQFMTQVFSELGFVEIEEGQIVTVEFPEKKGLEHSNSYRQKQEQAWLENEFLYASYHQLKEWFGSMIETDANKKEESI from the coding sequence ATGTTGCAATCAAAAGCAAGGTGGCGAATTTTAGAGCAAGATGAAACACTAGCAAGCAAGCTTTCGGAAGAGTTACGTGTTTCAGTTTTAGCAGCTCGCCTACTTGTACATCGTGGTATTACAGATAGTGAAACGGCTAAACGGTTTCTGTTAAAAGAAGAACCAGAGTTTCACAATCCTTTTTTATTAAAAGGCATGGAAGAAACAGTAAAACGCATAAATGTAGCAGTAGAATCAAATGAACGAATTCTTGTGTTTGGCGATTATGATGCAGATGGTGTAAGTTCAACTTCTGTTATGTTGACTGCATTACGCATGTATGGCGCTGAATGCGATTATTATATACCAAACCGCTTTACTGAAGGCTATGGTCCAAATAATCCTGCTTTAGAACAAGCAAAAGCTGAAGGTTATAGTCTTGTTATTACAGTAGACACGGGTATTTCTGCGCTCGAACAGGGCGTTTTTGCTAAAGAGATTGGGCTTGATTTCATTGTGACTGATCACCATGAACCGCCCCCGTCCTTGCCAGAAGCTTATGCAATTATTAACCCAAAACAACCGGAATGTTCTTACCCGTTTAAGGAATTGGCGGGTGTTGGAGTTGCGTTTAAAGTTGCTCACGCTCTTTTAGGGCGTGTTCCATATGAACTTCTTGAGTTTGCTGTAATTGGAACAATTGCTGATTTGGTACCGCTTGTTGATGAAAATCGATTGATTGCCAAAAAAGGTCTGCATGCATTGGAATCCTCTAGTAGACCCGGAATCCGGGCATTAAAAGAGGTATGTGGAATTAAACAAGAAACTATTGAAGCAGATCATGTTGGTTTTGGGATGGGTCCGAGATTAAATGCTGCTGGCAGGCTGGACTCTGCCGATCCTGCTGTTGAGTTATTATTAGCTGAAAATAGTGATTTGGCACAAGAACTTGCTGAAAAAATTGATCAATTGAACAAGGAAAGACAAACAATTGTGAATAAGATGACTGAAGAAGCAATTATGCTTGTTGATCAAGAATCTACAGTCCCTGAAGTAATTGTCATAGCGAAAGAAGGTTGGAATGCAGGGGTCATTGGAATCGTGGCTTCTCGTATCGTTGAAAAGTATTATCGTCCAACCATTGTGATGAGTATTGACCTCGAAAAAGGTGTGGCCAAAGGTTCTGCCAGAAGTATTGATGGATTTGATATGTTTCAAGAACTTTCGAAGAACCGGGATATCTTACCTCATTTTGGCGGACACCCTATGGCAGCTGGTATGACACTTGCACAAACAGATATTCTAGCATTGAGAGACAGATTAATTGCGCAAGCGCAAGAAACAATGTCCGATGAAGATTTCACCCCAATTACTGAGATTGATCTTGTGGCTGATGTAGAAGATATTACACTTGATGTGATTGGTCAGATTCAAGAATTGGCGCCTTTTGGGGTAGCGAATCGGAAGCCGACTGTGTTGATTCAAGACGCGGAAGTAGCGGATCTTAGGCGGATTGGTAGTGATTCAAACCATTTGAAATTGCAATTTGCTGGAGCTGAAAGGCCTCTTGACGGTATTGCATTTCGGATGGGGCATTTATTTGAAGAAATTACGCCTCAAGCTAAATTATCGGCAGTAGGGACGTTGTCTGTTAATGAATGGAATGGTAGGGTGAAGCCACAGTTGATGATCGCAGATCTAGCTGTAAAAGACTGGCAACTCTTTGATTGGCGAAGTGTAAAGCCAACTCGCTTAATAGAGCGAATGGGGGAGCTTCCGGCGACGAAAATGGTTCCAGTTGCTTTTCAATCGGAAACAAAAAAGAGGTTGGAACTGGAATCAACTATTTTTGATGCGCATGATCCACTTCCAAATATTGATGGAGCATATTTAGTGTTATTAGATTTGCCAGATGATCGTTCAGGACTGCAAAAGCTATTTAAAGGAGTTGGAACTCCGAGTCGTATTTATGTTGTCTTTTCTGAAGAAGAAGAAGCATTTTTTCAAACCAACCCGAACCGTGATCAGTTCAAATGGTATTATGCTTTCTTAAAGAAAAGAGGTACATTTTTAACTTCAGATATGGCAAAACTTGAAAAACATAAAGGTTGGTCTGCGCACACAGTTCAATTTATGACACAGGTATTCAGCGAATTAGGGTTTGTTGAGATTGAGGAAGGGCAAATCGTAACGGTTGAATTCCCTGAAAAAAAAGGCCTAGAGCATTCAAACTCATATAGGCAAAAACAAGAACAAGCTTGGTTAGAAAATGAATTTTTATACGCTTCTTATCATCAGCTTAAGGAATGGTTTGGATCAATGATTGAGACAGATGCGAATAAAAAAGAGGAGTCGATTTAA
- a CDS encoding adenine phosphoribosyltransferase, whose protein sequence is MDYKKYITIVENWPQEGIRFKDITTLMQNGPAYKSAIAELTAYAKEKNADVIVGPEARGFVVGCPIATDMEIGFVPVRKKGKLPREVIECDYGLEYGKDCLTMHKDSITPGQRVVITDDLLATGGTIEATTKLVEELGGEVVGMAFLIELSYIDGRKKLDKYDIFSLMTY, encoded by the coding sequence TTGGATTACAAAAAATATATAACGATCGTTGAAAACTGGCCGCAAGAAGGAATTCGCTTCAAAGATATTACGACACTTATGCAAAATGGCCCAGCGTATAAAAGTGCAATTGCCGAGTTAACTGCCTATGCAAAAGAAAAAAATGCAGATGTAATCGTGGGACCAGAGGCACGAGGTTTTGTAGTAGGATGTCCAATTGCAACAGATATGGAAATTGGTTTCGTTCCAGTCCGTAAGAAGGGAAAACTACCTCGGGAAGTCATTGAATGCGATTATGGACTTGAATATGGAAAAGATTGCTTGACTATGCATAAAGATAGTATTACACCTGGGCAGCGTGTAGTCATTACGGATGATTTACTTGCTACAGGTGGCACAATTGAAGCAACGACAAAGTTAGTAGAAGAGCTTGGTGGAGAAGTGGTTGGAATGGCATTTTTGATCGAGCTCTCTTATATTGACGGTCGAAAAAAACTAGATAAATACGATATCTTTTCACTTATGACCTATTAG
- a CDS encoding RelA/SpoT family protein: MTIDQVLEKASAYLHKEDILFLERAYEFAEKAHSGQYRKSGEPYILHPVQVAGIIVGLELEPNTIAAAFLHDVVEDTDATVADLEKAFNAEVAMLVDGVTKLKKFKYKSKEEQQAENHRKMLMAMAKDIRVLLIKLADRLHNMRTLKFMPPQKQRITSNETLEIFAPLAHRLGISTIKWELEDTALRYLDPQQYYRIVNLMKRKRAEREDYLSEVMEKIEDQLADVHVTAELSGRPKHIYSIYRKMVIQQKQFNEIYDLLAVRIIVKNIKDCYAVLGVIHTCWRPMPGRFKDYIAMPKANMYQSLHTTVVGPNGDPLEVQIRTDDMHRVAEYGVAAHWAYKEGKTLSSNRYSFEDKLSWFRDVIESQTDTNDAQEFMESMKMDLFSDMVFVFTPKGDVVELPRGSVPLDFAYRIHSEIGNRCIGAKVNSKMVPLDHELKTGDIVEVMTSKHSYGPSHDWLKLTKSSHAKNKIKQWFKKEKREENVAKGKETIEREIRALDFEPKDILTPDNLSEATNKFSFAGEEDMYAAVGYGGISGKQIVNRLTEKLRKAKDNEQENLSLDAALNEIQSFAPSKRTNSIGVHVKGVDNLLIRLARCCTPVPGDSIIGYITKGRGVSIHRTDCPNVTFEDESSSRLLEVEWEGESHVSKSYSVDIEITGFDRNGLLNEVLQTMTETRTQINTVSGRSDHKHKIATIEMSISITNIAHLQKIVDKIKQLKDIYSVRRVTH, from the coding sequence ATGACGATAGATCAGGTGCTCGAAAAAGCAAGCGCCTACTTGCATAAAGAAGACATTCTCTTTTTAGAAAGAGCATATGAATTTGCTGAAAAAGCGCATAGTGGTCAATACCGTAAATCGGGCGAACCATATATCTTGCACCCGGTGCAAGTTGCTGGCATTATCGTAGGTTTAGAGTTGGAGCCTAATACAATTGCAGCAGCTTTCCTTCATGATGTAGTGGAGGACACGGATGCGACTGTCGCTGATTTAGAAAAAGCGTTTAATGCTGAAGTTGCAATGCTTGTAGATGGCGTAACAAAGCTTAAGAAATTTAAATATAAATCAAAAGAAGAACAGCAAGCAGAAAATCATCGTAAAATGTTAATGGCGATGGCAAAAGATATTCGTGTGCTACTTATTAAGTTAGCCGATCGTCTGCACAACATGCGAACATTAAAATTTATGCCTCCACAAAAGCAGCGCATTACGTCAAATGAAACATTGGAAATATTTGCGCCGCTCGCCCATCGTTTAGGGATATCAACGATTAAATGGGAACTAGAAGATACAGCGCTTCGCTACTTAGATCCACAGCAATATTACCGAATTGTAAACTTGATGAAACGAAAAAGAGCAGAACGTGAGGATTACCTATCGGAAGTAATGGAGAAAATCGAAGACCAGTTGGCAGATGTGCATGTGACAGCTGAGTTGTCGGGTCGCCCAAAACATATTTATAGTATTTATCGAAAAATGGTGATTCAACAAAAACAGTTTAACGAGATTTATGATTTGCTTGCGGTTCGTATTATCGTCAAGAACATTAAGGATTGCTATGCAGTATTAGGTGTTATTCACACATGTTGGCGCCCAATGCCTGGACGATTTAAAGATTATATTGCGATGCCAAAAGCGAATATGTATCAATCATTACACACGACTGTAGTAGGTCCTAATGGTGATCCTCTTGAAGTTCAAATTCGGACAGATGACATGCATCGGGTAGCAGAGTATGGGGTGGCTGCTCACTGGGCATATAAAGAAGGAAAGACATTATCAAGCAATCGTTATTCTTTTGAGGACAAGCTTAGTTGGTTTCGCGATGTGATTGAATCTCAGACGGATACAAATGATGCACAAGAGTTTATGGAATCTATGAAAATGGACCTTTTTTCTGATATGGTTTTTGTCTTTACGCCAAAAGGCGATGTAGTGGAACTCCCGCGGGGATCAGTTCCACTTGATTTCGCTTATCGCATTCATAGTGAAATTGGAAATCGTTGTATCGGGGCAAAAGTGAATAGTAAAATGGTTCCGCTTGATCATGAATTAAAGACGGGCGATATTGTTGAAGTAATGACATCAAAACATTCATATGGTCCGAGTCATGATTGGTTAAAATTAACGAAGTCTTCTCATGCAAAAAACAAAATTAAACAATGGTTCAAAAAAGAAAAGCGCGAAGAAAATGTCGCTAAAGGGAAAGAAACGATTGAGAGAGAAATTAGAGCTCTTGATTTTGAGCCTAAAGACATACTGACACCAGATAATTTAAGTGAGGCTACTAATAAGTTTAGTTTTGCTGGTGAAGAGGATATGTATGCTGCTGTTGGTTATGGTGGTATTAGCGGTAAGCAAATAGTTAATAGGCTTACTGAGAAACTCCGGAAAGCAAAAGATAATGAACAGGAGAATCTATCTCTTGATGCTGCTCTAAATGAGATTCAATCGTTTGCGCCTAGCAAGCGAACAAATTCGATTGGTGTCCATGTTAAAGGAGTCGATAATTTACTGATTCGTCTAGCGCGTTGTTGTACACCGGTACCAGGTGATTCAATAATTGGTTATATTACAAAAGGTAGAGGTGTGTCTATCCACCGTACTGATTGTCCAAATGTGACTTTTGAAGATGAATCTAGTTCAAGATTACTTGAAGTGGAATGGGAAGGCGAGAGTCACGTATCTAAATCATATAGCGTTGATATAGAAATTACTGGCTTTGACCGAAACGGCCTCTTAAATGAAGTATTGCAAACGATGACTGAAACACGCACTCAAATTAATACTGTTTCTGGTCGCTCAGATCATAAACATAAAATTGCAACGATCGAAATGAGTATCTCAATCACAAACATTGCGCATTTGCAAAAAATTGTTGATAAAATTAAGCAGTTAAAAGATATTTATTCAGTGCGTAGAGTGACGCACTAA
- the dtd gene encoding D-aminoacyl-tRNA deacylase codes for MRVVVQRAKEAKVQVDEKTIGQIDKGLVLLVGISNEDNENDVRFCAEKIANLRIFEDETGKMNFSVLENEGAILSISQFTLYGDCKKGRRPNFMKAAKPDYANILYEQFNQLLIERGLKVETGKFGAMMDVSLVNDGPVTLIIES; via the coding sequence ATGCGTGTTGTTGTGCAACGTGCAAAAGAGGCAAAAGTTCAAGTTGATGAAAAAACAATCGGTCAAATTGATAAGGGGCTTGTATTGTTAGTAGGGATTAGTAATGAGGACAACGAAAATGATGTACGTTTCTGTGCTGAAAAAATAGCTAATTTGCGTATTTTTGAAGACGAAACAGGAAAAATGAATTTTTCTGTTCTTGAAAATGAAGGAGCGATTTTGTCCATTTCTCAATTTACACTTTATGGTGATTGTAAAAAAGGGCGGCGTCCTAATTTCATGAAAGCAGCTAAACCAGACTATGCAAACATCTTGTACGAGCAATTTAACCAATTATTGATTGAACGAGGTCTTAAGGTAGAAACGGGCAAGTTCGGTGCTATGATGGATGTGTCGCTCGTAAATGATGGTCCAGTGACTTTAATTATAGAAAGTTAG
- a CDS encoding LacI family DNA-binding transcriptional regulator produces MSTIKDVALRAGVSRSTVSRVMNNHPYVDEEKRRAVKEAMMELGYSPNSSAQRLRGTETRTIAVLVSRIVNPFFGAIVDAMDEVAAEHSYRLILCNTRGNANQELHFLQLLQTKQVDGVIFASLVNDWETIRPFSEYGPIVFCNEYLREAEGVPVITINQKQAMYDATMHLITKGYERIAYCNIYDPLKQQSTLSALAEDRFLGYKKAMEEAKMSCDESWRFAGHSVEDGKRIFKELNNLAGKPDAIITGSDEIAAGIIAEAKGNGWRVPDDLAVVGFDNQPTAVLLDPKLTTIHQPTLEMGREAMAQMLAAVKKEPKLAQVLYLAAPLLIRQST; encoded by the coding sequence ATGTCCACAATTAAAGATGTAGCATTACGTGCGGGAGTTTCAAGGTCTACGGTTTCTAGAGTGATGAACAACCACCCGTATGTTGATGAAGAAAAACGACGTGCAGTCAAAGAAGCAATGATGGAGTTAGGTTATTCACCAAATTCCTCGGCTCAACGCCTCCGAGGAACGGAAACAAGAACAATTGCCGTCCTTGTTTCTCGCATTGTTAACCCTTTTTTTGGTGCAATCGTCGATGCGATGGATGAGGTGGCCGCTGAGCACTCATACCGGCTTATTTTGTGCAATACTAGAGGAAATGCAAATCAAGAGTTACATTTTCTTCAGTTGCTTCAAACGAAACAAGTTGACGGTGTGATTTTCGCATCTCTTGTGAATGATTGGGAAACGATTAGACCATTTTCGGAATACGGTCCGATCGTATTTTGTAACGAATATTTACGTGAAGCGGAAGGTGTACCGGTCATTACAATTAATCAAAAACAAGCTATGTATGATGCAACGATGCACTTAATCACAAAAGGGTATGAACGAATTGCTTACTGCAATATTTATGATCCACTAAAACAGCAATCAACTTTATCAGCTCTAGCGGAAGACCGATTTTTAGGGTATAAGAAAGCGATGGAAGAAGCAAAAATGTCTTGTGATGAGAGTTGGCGATTTGCTGGTCACTCTGTGGAAGATGGGAAACGAATTTTTAAGGAACTAAATAATTTGGCAGGGAAACCTGATGCAATCATTACGGGGAGTGATGAGATTGCAGCAGGTATCATTGCTGAGGCAAAAGGGAATGGGTGGAGAGTTCCAGATGATTTAGCTGTTGTTGGATTTGATAATCAGCCTACAGCTGTTTTACTCGATCCTAAACTAACAACCATCCATCAACCAACTCTTGAAATGGGAAGGGAGGCTATGGCTCAAATGTTAGCTGCCGTTAAGAAAGAACCAAAGCTTGCACAAGTGTTGTATTTAGCAGCACCGTTACTAATTAGGCAATCAACTTAA
- a CDS encoding ThuA domain-containing protein: MNVTIWNEFRHEKKNEMVAEIYPGGIHGAIASFLEEEHKISTATLDEPEHGLTEDVLNQTDVLIWWGHIAHHEVEDAVVARVHKRVLEGMGLIVLHSGHFSKIFKSLMGTSCDLKWREADEKERLWVVSPSHPIAEGIDEHFELEKEEMYGEHFDIPDPDEIIFLSWFQGGEVFRSGCTFNRGNGRIFYFRPGHETFPTYKDNNVQRVIQNAVKWAAPTKRNVPVYGNAKALEPVPGQSK, encoded by the coding sequence ATGAACGTAACAATTTGGAATGAGTTTAGACATGAGAAAAAGAATGAGATGGTGGCAGAAATTTATCCTGGTGGGATCCATGGGGCGATTGCTAGTTTTTTAGAAGAGGAACATAAAATAAGTACGGCAACATTGGATGAACCAGAGCATGGATTAACTGAAGACGTTTTAAACCAAACGGATGTCTTAATTTGGTGGGGGCATATTGCGCATCATGAAGTGGAAGATGCAGTGGTAGCTCGTGTACATAAACGTGTATTGGAGGGGATGGGTTTAATCGTTCTTCATTCAGGTCATTTTTCTAAAATCTTCAAATCACTTATGGGCACTAGTTGTGACTTAAAGTGGCGCGAAGCTGATGAGAAAGAACGTCTATGGGTGGTTAGCCCGAGTCATCCTATTGCCGAAGGAATTGATGAACATTTTGAGCTCGAAAAAGAAGAAATGTATGGGGAACACTTTGACATTCCCGATCCAGATGAAATCATCTTTTTAAGTTGGTTCCAAGGTGGAGAAGTTTTCCGAAGTGGGTGTACGTTTAATCGAGGAAATGGCAGAATCTTTTATTTCCGTCCTGGTCATGAGACTTTCCCAACTTATAAGGACAATAATGTCCAGCGTGTTATCCAGAATGCAGTAAAATGGGCCGCTCCAACAAAACGCAATGTTCCAGTCTATGGAAATGCAAAGGCGTTAGAGCCTGTACCAGGACAGAGCAAGTGA
- a CDS encoding Gfo/Idh/MocA family protein, whose product MMKLKIGIIGAGGIATNRHIPVLFKLNEVEVCGLYDVRKEQAEKVAQLFSIPFIAESEEALFNKVDAVIICTPNKFHHLSAIKALEAGKHVFCEKPMAISSKDAQAMEDAANAAQKVLQIGYHYRFKKDSLAAKKAISNGQIGDPVVVRVEAMRRRKVPGWGVFTNKEIQGGGCLIDYGCHLLDLAMWLMDFPEIESIQGQTYELVSRDADQVNEWGIYDATTIDVEDHATAYIRFTSGATMLFETSWAANVPEDKETLSISGTKGGMTVFPYSLNKATQGMLTTTKADWISGEDEELAQLRHFVSCCIEDTLPIVKANEAKRVSAIIEEIYRQSI is encoded by the coding sequence GTGATGAAACTGAAAATAGGTATTATTGGAGCTGGAGGAATAGCGACAAACCGGCATATCCCGGTGCTCTTTAAATTAAATGAAGTAGAAGTATGCGGCTTATACGATGTCAGAAAAGAGCAAGCGGAGAAGGTTGCTCAACTATTTTCGATTCCTTTTATTGCTGAAAGTGAGGAAGCTTTATTTAATAAAGTAGATGCAGTCATTATTTGTACTCCTAATAAATTTCATCATCTTTCTGCAATTAAGGCGCTTGAGGCAGGAAAGCATGTTTTCTGTGAAAAGCCAATGGCAATTTCAAGTAAAGATGCGCAAGCAATGGAAGATGCAGCTAATGCAGCTCAGAAAGTGTTGCAAATTGGATATCATTATCGATTTAAAAAGGATTCTTTGGCTGCTAAGAAAGCGATCTCGAATGGGCAAATTGGCGACCCTGTTGTTGTACGTGTTGAAGCCATGCGACGGCGAAAAGTCCCTGGGTGGGGTGTGTTTACGAATAAAGAAATTCAAGGTGGAGGTTGTTTAATTGACTACGGGTGCCATTTGCTCGATTTAGCTATGTGGTTAATGGATTTTCCGGAAATCGAATCCATACAAGGGCAAACGTATGAACTGGTAAGCCGAGATGCTGACCAAGTCAATGAGTGGGGAATTTATGATGCTACGACAATTGATGTGGAAGATCATGCAACTGCTTATATTCGATTTACTAGCGGAGCAACAATGCTATTTGAAACCTCGTGGGCAGCAAATGTTCCAGAAGATAAAGAGACTTTGAGCATTTCTGGAACAAAAGGAGGTATGACGGTTTTCCCTTATTCGCTAAATAAAGCGACACAAGGCATGTTGACGACAACAAAAGCTGATTGGATCTCGGGTGAAGATGAAGAACTTGCTCAGCTAAGGCATTTTGTATCATGTTGTATTGAGGATACACTGCCCATTGTAAAAGCAAATGAAGCTAAGCGGGTTTCAGCTATAATCGAAGAGATTTACAGACAAAGTATTTAA